One stretch of Enterobacter sp. RHBSTW-00994 DNA includes these proteins:
- a CDS encoding fimbrial protein, translated as MMLIPNKFVRCIFAATVLTTASSAVQAATNLDVTFTANIRETTCDMKIVGGTGDGKNNTITIGQNGKVRQDYVAAGTATADFKLAIVECPSSLTSLKTTVSGSASGYVKSAIVNSVSKTSGGADYTGVSIARVSAPTAPFEINSTNDQKRLVWTAGEITSKEVPLRATLVETQAGGSTTGQFSAVATFNFYYD; from the coding sequence ATGATGTTAATACCCAACAAATTCGTTCGCTGTATTTTTGCAGCAACGGTACTGACTACAGCAAGCAGCGCGGTTCAGGCTGCGACAAACCTGGATGTGACCTTTACAGCCAATATTCGTGAAACCACCTGCGACATGAAAATCGTTGGCGGCACGGGTGATGGAAAAAACAACACCATCACCATAGGTCAGAACGGCAAAGTTCGTCAGGACTACGTCGCAGCAGGAACCGCCACCGCAGACTTCAAGCTGGCCATTGTTGAGTGCCCGTCAAGTCTGACTTCACTGAAGACCACGGTGAGCGGTTCCGCTTCCGGGTACGTGAAGAGCGCTATTGTCAACAGCGTGAGCAAGACCTCCGGAGGCGCGGATTACACCGGTGTCAGTATTGCTCGTGTATCAGCCCCAACAGCACCTTTTGAAATCAACTCGACCAACGATCAAAAGCGCCTGGTCTGGACAGCGGGTGAAATCACCAGCAAAGAAGTACCTCTGAGAGCCACACTCGTTGAAACACAGGCCGGTGGTTCTACAACGGGTCAGTTTAGCGCCGTCGCCACCTTCAACTTTTATTACGATTAA